From Streptomyces sp. NBC_01551:
CTTGGCTGCTGAGCTGCACGTCGAGCTGGTCGCGGCGGACCGCAATGTCTGGTCCGGCGAGGCCACCCTTGTTGTCGCCCGCACCACGTCCGGCGACATCGGCGTCATGCCCGGTCACCAGCCGCTTCTCGGTGTGCTGGAATCGGGCCCGGTGACCATCCGCACCAGCGAGGGCAACACTGTCGTCGCCGCGGTGCACGGCGGTTTCATCTCGTTCGCGGACAACAAGCTGTCCCTGCTGGCCGAGATCGCCGAGCTCGCGGACGAGATTGACGTCCAGCGGGCGGAGCGGGCACTGGAGCGCGCGAAGTCGGAGGCCGATGCGGCCGCCGAGCGTCGCGCCGATGTCCGTCTGCGCGCGGTAACGGGGCACTGAGCCCCTTACCGAAGAGTGTGCGTCCTCAGCCGCGGTCCGTTCCGGAATTTTCCGGACCGGGTCGCGGCTGAGGCGATGCAGGTGCTTTTTTGGTATGTAGCTTTCGATGAGCGAGGAGGTCGGTGAAGATGCTCCTCGCTCTGCTTGTGAGCGGCCTGGTCGTAGCCCTGGTGGTGATCGGGCTCTTTGTGTTCGGTCTGCGCCGCAGGCTCATCCAGCGGTCCGGCGGCACCTTCGACTGCAGCCTGCGCTGGGGCGTGTCGGAGAAGCCCGACGTCTCCGGCAAGGGCTGGGTGTACGGGGTGGCCCGCTACAGCGGTGACCGCATCGAGTGGTTCCGCGTGTTCAGCTACGCGCCGCGGCCGCGCCGGCTGCTGGAGCGCTCCTCCATCGAGGTGGTCTCCCGCCGCGCCCCCGAGGGCGAGGAGGAGCTGGCGCTGCTGTCCGACGCCGTCGTGCTCGGCTGTCTCCACCGGGGGACGCGCCTGGAGCTGGCGATGAGCGAGGACGCGCTGACCGGGTTCCTGGCGTGGCTGGAGGCGGCGCCTCCCGGCCAGCGGGTGAACGTGGCCTGAGCGGCCCGACCGGCCTGATCGCCTGAAGACGTGAGGAAGCCGGGGAGACGGGGGGCGGACCCCGTCTCCCCGGCTTCGTCGTTCACCGGGTCCGGTGTGTGGGGGTTACTGGAGACCGGTGTGGATCGCGCCCGCGAGTTCGCCGTTGGCAGTGTCGCCGCTGAACTCCCAGAAGAAGGCGCCCCTCAGGCCCTGCTGCTTCGTCCAGGCCATCTTCCCGGCGACCGTGGCGGGGGTGTCGTAGCTCCACCAGTTGCTGCCGCACTTGGCGTAGGCCGTGCCGGCGATGGTGCCGGTGCTCGGGCAGCTGTTCTTGAGCACCTTGTAGTCCTCGATGCCCTGCTCGTACGTGCCGGGGGCCGGACCGGTGGCCGTGCCGCCGGGGGTCGCCTGGGTGACGCCGGTCCAGCCGCGCCCGTAGAAGCCGATACCGAGGTTGAGCTTCGAGCCGGCGATGCCCTTGCCCTTGAGCTTGGTGATGGCGGCCTCGGAGTTGAAGCCGTCCTGCGGGATGCCGGAGTAGGCGGTGAGCGGGGAGTGCGGGGCGGTCGGGCCCTGCGCCGCCCAGGCGCCGAAGAAGTCGTACGTCATGACGTTGTAGAAGTCGACGTACTGGGCCGCGCCCGCGTAGTCGGCCGCGTCCAGCTTTCCGCCGTTCGAGCCGTCGGCGGAGATGGCGGCGGTGACCAGGTTGCCCGCGCCGAACTTGGCGCGCATGGCCTGCATCATGTTCTTGAGGGAGGCCGCGCCGCTGGTGTCGCAGGACAGGCCGCAGGCGTTCGGGTACTCCCAGTCCAGGTCGATCCCGTCGAACACGTCGGCCCAGCGCGGGTCCTCGACCAGGTCGTAGCAGGACTGGGCGAAGGCGGTGGGGTTCTGCGCGGCCTGGCCGAAGCCGCCGGACCAGGTCCAGCCGCCGAAGGACCACAGGACCTTGATGTTCGGGTACTGCTTCTTCAGCTTGCGCAGCTGGTTGAAGTTGCCGCGTAGCGGCTGGTCCCAGGTGTCGGCGACGCCGTCGACGCTCTGGTCGGCGGTGTAGGCCTTGTCGTAGTCGGCGTAGGAGTCGCCGATGGTGCACTTGCCGTTCTGGACGTTGCCGAAGGCGTAGTTGATGTGGGTGATCTTCCCGGCGGAGCCGGAGGTGACGAGGTTCTTCACGTGGTAGTTGCGCTGGTAGACGCCCCAGTTGGTGAAGTAGCCGAGCTTGACCTTGCCGCCCGGGTCAGGCGGGACGGTGCCGCCGGGGGTGGTGACCGAGAGGGAGCCCGAGGAGGGCCCGGTCTGGTCGACGGTGTCACGGGCGGTGACGGTGTAGGTGTACGCCGTGCCCTTGGTCAGGCCCGAGTCGCCGTAGCTGGTGCCGGTGACCGTCGTGAGCTTGGTGCCGCCCCGGTAGACGTCGTAGTTCTTGACGCCCTTGTCGTCGGTGGCCGCGGACCAGTTCAGGGTCAGCGCGTTCTCGGTGACGTTGCTCGCGGTGGGGGTGCCGGGTGCGGAGGGCGGGTTGTCGCCGGGCT
This genomic window contains:
- a CDS encoding DUF2550 domain-containing protein, which codes for MLLALLVSGLVVALVVIGLFVFGLRRRLIQRSGGTFDCSLRWGVSEKPDVSGKGWVYGVARYSGDRIEWFRVFSYAPRPRRLLERSSIEVVSRRAPEGEEELALLSDAVVLGCLHRGTRLELAMSEDALTGFLAWLEAAPPGQRVNVA
- a CDS encoding F0F1 ATP synthase subunit epsilon — protein: MAAELHVELVAADRNVWSGEATLVVARTTSGDIGVMPGHQPLLGVLESGPVTIRTSEGNTVVAAVHGGFISFADNKLSLLAEIAELADEIDVQRAERALERAKSEADAAAERRADVRLRAVTGH
- a CDS encoding glycoside hydrolase family 18 chitinase is translated as MSRSSPRPRRTYGGAPLSTAPPQRVRLFRRVAATLAAFALPIAGLVALAGPAEAAASATATYTKVSDWGSGFEGKWTVKNTGTTTISSWTVEWDYPAGTTVTSAWDATVTSSGTHWTGKNVGWNGTLSPGASISFGFNGAGPGAPGGCKINGASCDGGSQPGDNPPSAPGTPTASNVTENALTLNWSAATDDKGVKNYDVYRGGTKLTTVTGTSYGDSGLTKGTAYTYTVTARDTVDQTGPSSGSLSVTTPGGTVPPDPGGKVKLGYFTNWGVYQRNYHVKNLVTSGSAGKITHINYAFGNVQNGKCTIGDSYADYDKAYTADQSVDGVADTWDQPLRGNFNQLRKLKKQYPNIKVLWSFGGWTWSGGFGQAAQNPTAFAQSCYDLVEDPRWADVFDGIDLDWEYPNACGLSCDTSGAASLKNMMQAMRAKFGAGNLVTAAISADGSNGGKLDAADYAGAAQYVDFYNVMTYDFFGAWAAQGPTAPHSPLTAYSGIPQDGFNSEAAITKLKGKGIAGSKLNLGIGFYGRGWTGVTQATPGGTATGPAPGTYEQGIEDYKVLKNSCPSTGTIAGTAYAKCGSNWWSYDTPATVAGKMAWTKQQGLRGAFFWEFSGDTANGELAGAIHTGLQ